The following nucleotide sequence is from Clostridia bacterium.
GCACTCGGTCACCGCCTGTAGATGTTCCTCCACCTCAGGGATGAAGAATTCCATCACCTCGGTCGGCACCTCTCCATCGAGCGGAAGGTCGGGCACATCTACCACGGCGGCAGCAACGGGCGTACTCACCTTCGCTTTTGCAACCGGAGCAGGCACGCTTACCGGCTCCATCTCCGGCCCGAATTCCGGACCTAAAGGCGCTTCGTCCGAGTAGGCGGGTGCAGACGCGACTTCGGTCGCTTCGGCCAGTGGCTCAGGCTCGGGCTCCGCCACAGGAGCTGGCGAGGGCGTTGCCGCCGCCTGGAACGCGAACGGATACTTCTGCTTGAAGGCTGTGATGTCCTCTTCGGCCTCAGCACTGGTGGCGCTGATCATGAGGAGATCAGTTTCCAGCACGGCGATGGTTTCCGAAATGAACTCAACCAGCGGGCCGGATGCTTCCGGGCTGATGGTTGCATTCATCGCGTACTGGAAGATGTGTGCAAGTTTGCCAGAAACTTCCGAGAAGAGCCTGAAGCCGTACGTGCCCGAAGTCCCTGCCAGGCCGTGCGCCGAGATAAACAGACGCTCGACATCGTCCGGCGCAGGATACGGATCCTGCAAGATGCCGGAGTATTCGCGCAGGAACTGCAAATGCTCGCTCGCTTCCTGGAGAAAAATTTCGATGAATTCCTGGCCGGGGGCGCTCATAGCTGCTCCTCGCCGGCGGAGGCCGCGCGTACCGTCCCACCCGGAATCGGCCGCTGGAGCAACCGGGCGTCGGCGTGTACGGTCTGGAGAAACTTCACTTGTGCGCCCGCCACCGACTCCGCATGTCCAAGGAAGAGGTAGGCACCGGCCTCAAGGTATTCGTAGAAACGTTGGATGAGCGCGTTTCGTCGCTCTTCGCTGAAGTAAATCAGCACGTTCATGCAGAAGATGCAGTCGAAGCGGCCCATGTAGACCGCCTGCGCCAGGTTCATGGGCGCAAACGAAACCATGTTGCGAATCTTGGGCTTTACCATGAACTGGTCGCCCACCTTCACGAAGTACGTCTCAATTTGCCGCTGCGATAAATTCTCAAGCGTCCTGCGCGAATACACGCCGCGCTCCGCATGTTGCAGCGCCTGCTTGCTGATGTCCGTAGCCAGGATCGTGATGTTCCACGCTTCCGCAAACTCGAGCGTGTCGCAGATGCTGATGGCGATCGAGTACGGCTCTTCGCCGGTAGAGCATCCAGCGCTCCATATCCTTAGCGTTCGCGGATTCTCCCAGAACTTCTTCATATGCATCTCTGGAAGAACTTTTTTCTCCAGCGCATTGAACACGTCCGGATAGCGGAAGAACCGCGTCTCCTGCGTCAGCACCCGTTCCAGCAGCGCGTCGTACTCGACGTTCGATCCGCGGATAACGCGCATCAACTCAGCGCCGTGCGCCAGCCGCTTGAACTCCATGTGCTCACGCACGCGTGTGGAGAAGAACCGCTCACGCGACTGGTCGAAGAGGATTCCCGAGCGCTGCTCGATGAGCGCGCGAATCTCCGACAGCTCGTGATCGGTGATGACCGGATTGGCGGTTTTCTCCATATGCTACCGACTCGCTTCAGTCTTTCTTACCGCGACACAGCGGCCGCAGCGACACCCATCTCCTTGTTTGCCGTGTGGATGCGGAACTGCGAAAGCGCTTCGTTCAGCTGTTCGCTCAGTTTCACCATCTGCTCAACCGTGCGTGCCGTCTGCCGTGCTCCCTGCGAGGTTTGCCGCGTAATGTTGGAGATGATCTGCATGGCATTCGCCACGCCTTCCGTGCCGCGCACCTGCTGTTTCGACGCCAGCGAGATTTCCTGTACCAGCTCCGCCGATTGCCGCACGACGCTCGAAATCGCTTCCAGCGCTTTGCCGGCCTGGTCGGCCAGTCGCGCGCCCACTTCCACTTCGCGTGTGCCTTCTTCCATGACGACGACTGCTTCGTTCGTCTCCGCCTGGATCGCCTTGATCAGCGCGGCAATATCCTTGGTGGCGGTACGCGAGTGCTCGGCCAGCTTGCGAATTTCATCGGCAACGACCGCGAAGCCGCGTCCCGCTTCACCGGCGCGCGCCGCTTCGATGGCCGCATTCAGCGCCAGCAGGTTCGTCTGTTCGGTAATGTCGTTGATGACGCTGATGATTTCGGAAATTTCCAGAGAGCGATCGCCGAGCGACTTGATCTTCTTCGCCGTCGCCTGCACCGAAGCGCGAATGCGCTGCATGCCTTCCAGCGTGTCGCGCACGGCACGGTTGCCCTGTTCGGCGGCGTCGAGTGCGCGGCGTGCGGCTTCCGCACTGGCTTCGGCGTTGTTCGACACCTGCTTCATGGAAACCGTCAGCTCTTCCACGGCCGAAGACGTATTCGTGATCTCCTGATCCTGTTGCGTTGCGCCGCTCGCCATCTCTTCCGAGGACACGAGAATCTCGTTCGCGCTCGTCGAGACGTCGATGGCGCCCTTGCGAACGCGCTCCAGCACCTTCGTGAAGTTGTCAAGCATGTAGTTAACGGAGTCAACTACGTTACCCAGCGCGTCGTTCGTCACCTTGCCGCGGAGCGTCATGTCGCCACGCGCAATCTGACTCACGATCGTCAGGAAGTCCGTCACGCTGCGCTGCAACGTCTCCTGCGCTTCCTGGTTGAAGAGGGCACGAGACGCTCGCTCTGCCGCGCGATTTAGGTTCTCCGCCATGAAGCGGAAGTCGTCTTCCGATTCGACCTCAAGGCGCGACTTGTAGTCACCCGTACCCAACCGCTCCGTGAAGTCCACGAGGTTGTGAATTGGCGTCACTACCTTGTTGCTCAGCCGGAACCATATCCACAGCCCCGCGCTCAGCGCCACGGCCGCCGCCGCCAATAGGCGCAGTCCTGCCGTGCTCGGCAGCGCACCCAGGTCCATCAGCGACAATCCGCCCGACTTTGCGCCAGCAGCATATCCGAGCGCCAGCACCGCGAGCAGCGCCACAAGGTTCACGACCACCAACATGCTGACGGCCGAACTTAGACGACCCTTCATAGAACCTCCGCAACTTCAGACGTCGGACGGCAGACTTCAGACCTCTGATTTCAGACTTCAGACCTTAGACGTCAGAACCTCGGACCACATACCTCGCACAACATCCACACTTCTAAACCTGAACTGCCATGTGGCTGACGCCTCGCGTCCGACGTCTGTCGTCTGCTGTCCGACGTCTAACCTCTGCCGTCCGACGTCTGCCTCAAATCACTGGTACTGGAAACGCATCCAGCAGGCGCTTCAAATCCAGCGCCAGCGCCAAACGATCTTCATGCCGCAACATGCCACAGCAGTGCGGTACGTCACGAGGAGCCTCGTCCACGAGCAGGGCATCCGTCGTTGTGTACGTTCCGATCACTTCGTCGGCGGCGATGCCGATCCGCACATCGCTCTGCTCGCCCTTGCCTTCCAGGCACGCGACAACACAATGCTTTGGCGGCAGGTCCGCGCGCCGGACTTCCGTGAACGCAATGTCCACGATCGGCACGATGGCGCCGCGCAGGTTGAAAATGCCTACGAGGAACGCCGGGCCCAGCGGAATACGCGTCACGCTCGGCCACTCCACCACTTCCTCCACGTCGAGCACGCCAAGGCAAAAGCGTTCGCGGCCGGCGCGGAAGACGCAGTACTGGCGCTCCGGCAGACGCTCCTCCTGCTCGCTCGCATCCACCATCGCGGCAGAATCATCCGGCGGCATCGCAACGCTTGCGCGTTGTCTTTCGTTCTCGAATTTTGCTTCTTCGCTCACGCCTGTCTCTCGAGTGCCGCCGCGGTCCGCTCAGCGCAGAAAACGTTGAACTTCGCCCAGCAACTGTTCTTTCGTGAAAGGCTTCACGACGTACCCGTCGGCACCCTGCTGCTGTCCCCAGAACTTGTCGCTTTCGTTGCCCTTTGAAGTCACCATAACGATCGGAATGCGCCCGTACTCGGCGGAGCCCTTCAGTTCGCGGCACGCCTGGAAACCGTTGCGACCCGGCATCACTACGTCCAGAAGAATCAACCCGGGGCGCTCAACGTCGATCGTCTGCTCGATTCTCATGGGATCGTTGATTGACACAGCCCAATAGCCAGCCTGCTCCAGATAGGCCTGCATCAGCCGCACTTCGGCCTGCGAATCGTCAACGATCAATACTTTCTTCAAAGAGGACACAGTTCTCCCATGACAAAGCCAGTGAAACAGAGTGCAATTCCGCAGCCACCGCCAGCGGCTACGGCAAAACTCGCGTAACACACATAACAAAGAAGTGTAGATTCAGCAACTTACATACAATATCAGAAGAGGCAACCAGACTAACCAGCAGCCTGAGACATCCCCTTCGTCTCAGTTTGAGAATCTTTCTCAGCGAACTGCAACTCGTTGTTCAAAGACGAGAAGCGTTGCAGAATTTCATGTATGCGCAGCGACATCGTGCGGATCGTCTCCAGTTGGTCCCTAACCTCGGGAGTGAACTGTCCCGGCTCCATCAGCAGAAGCTCGGCGTTCCCCAGCACCGAAGTGAGAGCGTTGTTGATCCCGTGGCGCATGTCGAGCATGTAGGTGCCGAGCTGCGCAAAGCGGGTATTCTGGATCGCCACCTGCTCTGCCTT
It contains:
- a CDS encoding protein-glutamate O-methyltransferase CheR, whose product is MEKTANPVITDHELSEIRALIEQRSGILFDQSRERFFSTRVREHMEFKRLAHGAELMRVIRGSNVEYDALLERVLTQETRFFRYPDVFNALEKKVLPEMHMKKFWENPRTLRIWSAGCSTGEEPYSIAISICDTLEFAEAWNITILATDISKQALQHAERGVYSRRTLENLSQRQIETYFVKVGDQFMVKPKIRNMVSFAPMNLAQAVYMGRFDCIFCMNVLIYFSEERRNALIQRFYEYLEAGAYLFLGHAESVAGAQVKFLQTVHADARLLQRPIPGGTVRAASAGEEQL
- a CDS encoding HAMP domain-containing methyl-accepting chemotaxis protein encodes the protein MKGRLSSAVSMLVVVNLVALLAVLALGYAAGAKSGGLSLMDLGALPSTAGLRLLAAAAVALSAGLWIWFRLSNKVVTPIHNLVDFTERLGTGDYKSRLEVESEDDFRFMAENLNRAAERASRALFNQEAQETLQRSVTDFLTIVSQIARGDMTLRGKVTNDALGNVVDSVNYMLDNFTKVLERVRKGAIDVSTSANEILVSSEEMASGATQQDQEITNTSSAVEELTVSMKQVSNNAEASAEAARRALDAAEQGNRAVRDTLEGMQRIRASVQATAKKIKSLGDRSLEISEIISVINDITEQTNLLALNAAIEAARAGEAGRGFAVVADEIRKLAEHSRTATKDIAALIKAIQAETNEAVVVMEEGTREVEVGARLADQAGKALEAISSVVRQSAELVQEISLASKQQVRGTEGVANAMQIISNITRQTSQGARQTARTVEQMVKLSEQLNEALSQFRIHTANKEMGVAAAAVSR
- a CDS encoding chemotaxis protein CheW, whose product is MSEEAKFENERQRASVAMPPDDSAAMVDASEQEERLPERQYCVFRAGRERFCLGVLDVEEVVEWPSVTRIPLGPAFLVGIFNLRGAIVPIVDIAFTEVRRADLPPKHCVVACLEGKGEQSDVRIGIAADEVIGTYTTTDALLVDEAPRDVPHCCGMLRHEDRLALALDLKRLLDAFPVPVI
- a CDS encoding response regulator codes for the protein MKKVLIVDDSQAEVRLMQAYLEQAGYWAVSINDPMRIEQTIDVERPGLILLDVVMPGRNGFQACRELKGSAEYGRIPIVMVTSKGNESDKFWGQQQGADGYVVKPFTKEQLLGEVQRFLR